A part of Streptomyces sp. DSM 40750 genomic DNA contains:
- a CDS encoding sensor histidine kinase: MATTPAPPLAPPKPTWDPRRPQNPLPWLRPTIRIRLTLLYGGMFLIAGILLLSIIYLLAAQAITTGNQPLFKIVGGDNISVSSEKCPAVDADSALNIPLTDFNAAIAACIDQQRQAALDTLLSRSLLALLGLAVIAFAFGYAMAGRVLAPLGRITRTARAVAGSDLSRRIELDGPDDELKELADTFDDMLERLQRAFTAQQRFVGNASHELRTPLAINRTLLEVHLSDPNAPAELQQLGKTLLATNERSEQLVEGLLLLARSDNQIVERKPVDLAEVASQAIDQVRSEADAKKVEIRGERAPAVVQGNGVLLERIALNLVQNAVRYNVQGVGGWVEVTTELQHGQAVLVVTNTGPVVPAYEIDNLFEPFRRLRTERTGSDKGVGLGLSIVRSVARAHGGHIAAQPREGGGLVMRVTLPI, encoded by the coding sequence GTGGCGACGACCCCCGCGCCGCCGCTGGCGCCCCCGAAGCCCACCTGGGACCCCAGGAGGCCGCAGAATCCGCTCCCGTGGCTGCGCCCGACCATCCGGATACGGCTCACGCTGCTGTACGGCGGCATGTTCCTGATCGCCGGGATCCTGCTGCTGTCGATCATCTATCTGCTGGCCGCCCAGGCGATCACCACGGGCAACCAGCCACTGTTCAAGATCGTCGGTGGCGACAACATCAGTGTCTCCAGCGAGAAGTGCCCCGCTGTCGACGCCGACTCGGCCCTCAACATCCCGCTCACCGACTTCAACGCGGCGATCGCGGCCTGTATCGACCAGCAGCGCCAGGCCGCCCTGGACACCCTGCTCAGCCGCTCCCTGCTGGCGCTGCTCGGGCTCGCCGTGATCGCGTTCGCCTTCGGCTACGCGATGGCGGGCCGCGTGCTCGCGCCGCTCGGCCGGATCACCCGCACCGCGCGCGCGGTGGCCGGCTCGGACCTCTCCCGCCGTATCGAGCTGGACGGCCCGGACGACGAGCTGAAGGAGCTGGCGGACACCTTCGACGACATGCTGGAGCGGCTGCAGCGGGCCTTCACGGCCCAGCAGCGGTTCGTCGGCAACGCCTCGCACGAGCTGAGAACTCCGCTCGCGATCAACCGCACACTCCTGGAGGTGCATCTTTCCGATCCGAACGCGCCGGCCGAACTGCAGCAGCTCGGCAAGACGCTGCTGGCCACCAACGAGCGCAGCGAGCAGCTTGTCGAGGGTCTGCTGCTGCTCGCCCGCAGCGACAACCAGATCGTCGAGCGCAAGCCCGTGGATCTCGCCGAGGTCGCCTCCCAGGCCATCGACCAGGTGCGCTCCGAGGCGGACGCCAAGAAGGTGGAGATCCGCGGCGAGCGGGCCCCCGCGGTCGTCCAGGGCAACGGCGTGCTGCTGGAGCGGATCGCACTGAACCTCGTCCAGAACGCCGTCCGGTACAACGTGCAGGGCGTGGGAGGCTGGGTAGAAGTCACGACGGAGCTGCAGCACGGACAGGCGGTTCTCGTGGTCACGAACACCGGTCCCGTGGTCCCGGCGTACGAGATCGACAACCTTTTCGAGCCGTTCCGGCGGCTGCGTACGGAGCGCACGGGCAGCGACAAGGGCGTGGGCCTCGGCCTGTCGATCGTCCGGTCCGTGGCCCGCGCGCACGGCGGCCATATCGCCGCCCAGCCACGTGAGGGAGGCGGGCTCGTGATGCGGGTGACCCTTCCCATCTGA
- a CDS encoding DUF4193 domain-containing protein — translation MATDYDTPRKTDDDVDSDSLEELKARRNDKSTSAVDVDEFEAAEGLELPGADLSNEELAVRVLPKQQDEFTCMSCFLVHHRSQLAREKNGQPICRDCD, via the coding sequence ATGGCAACGGATTACGACACCCCACGCAAGACCGACGACGACGTCGACTCGGACAGCTTGGAAGAACTCAAGGCTCGCCGGAACGACAAGTCGACCTCCGCCGTGGACGTCGACGAGTTCGAGGCCGCCGAAGGCCTGGAACTGCCCGGGGCCGACCTCTCGAACGAGGAGCTGGCCGTCCGGGTGCTGCCCAAGCAGCAGGACGAGTTCACCTGCATGAGCTGCTTCCTGGTGCACCACCGCAGCCAGCTGGCCCGCGAGAAGAACGGTCAGCCGATCTGCCGCGACTGCGACTGA
- a CDS encoding DUF3093 domain-containing protein encodes MQLSASPYEERLTAPRSWWLVCFLAGVSMALILLPFGTLPLLGGLAGGTAAAAVVTSSYGSVRIRVVGGSLIAGEAKIPVTALGEPEILDPEEARAWRTYKANPHAFMLLRAYVPTALRVPITDPADPTPYVYVSTREPERLVAALEAAKTAA; translated from the coding sequence ATGCAGCTCTCCGCCTCGCCGTACGAAGAACGCCTCACCGCTCCCCGCTCCTGGTGGCTCGTCTGCTTCCTGGCCGGCGTCTCGATGGCCCTCATCCTGCTTCCGTTCGGCACGCTCCCCCTGCTGGGCGGGCTCGCCGGCGGCACCGCGGCCGCGGCGGTCGTCACCAGTTCCTACGGCTCGGTCCGCATCCGCGTCGTCGGCGGCTCCCTGATCGCGGGCGAGGCGAAGATCCCGGTGACCGCCCTCGGCGAGCCCGAGATCCTGGACCCGGAGGAAGCCCGCGCCTGGCGCACGTACAAGGCCAACCCCCACGCCTTCATGCTCCTGCGCGCCTACGTCCCCACCGCCCTCCGCGTCCCGATCACCGACCCGGCCGACCCGACACCGTACGTGTATGTGTCGACGAGGGAGCCGGAGCGTCTGGTGGCGGCGCTGGAAGCGGCGAAGACGGCGGCGTAA
- a CDS encoding PaaI family thioesterase, protein MRGTSAALQPPADATAPVRHPEAPAPGELLGAHYGRCFGCGGEQPHGLHLEARAGEGVSLTAEFTVKPAHQGAPGLAHGGILASALDETLGSLNWLLRTIAVTGRLETDFVLPVPVGTVLHLRAEVTAVAGRKIYATAQGRIGGPDGPLAVRADALFVEVKVDHFVDHGREAEIQAAMNDPDQVRRARAFEVNP, encoded by the coding sequence GTGAGAGGTACTTCCGCGGCCCTGCAGCCCCCGGCGGACGCCACGGCGCCCGTACGGCATCCCGAGGCACCCGCCCCGGGTGAGTTGCTCGGCGCGCACTACGGGCGGTGTTTCGGCTGCGGCGGGGAACAGCCCCACGGGCTGCACCTCGAGGCCCGGGCCGGCGAGGGGGTGTCCCTCACCGCCGAGTTCACGGTGAAACCCGCGCACCAGGGGGCGCCCGGGCTGGCGCACGGCGGGATCCTGGCCAGTGCCCTCGACGAGACCCTCGGCTCCCTCAACTGGCTGCTGCGGACCATCGCGGTGACCGGACGGCTGGAGACCGACTTCGTGCTGCCCGTGCCCGTCGGGACCGTGCTGCATCTGAGGGCCGAGGTGACGGCGGTGGCCGGGCGGAAGATCTACGCGACCGCCCAGGGACGCATCGGCGGCCCCGACGGCCCGCTGGCCGTCCGAGCCGATGCGCTCTTCGTCGAGGTCAAGGTCGACCACTTCGTCGACCACGGCCGCGAGGCGGAGATCCAGGCAGCCATGAACGACCCGGACCAGGTCCGGCGGGCGCGGGCCTTCGAGGTGAACCCGTGA
- the dut gene encoding dUTP diphosphatase, translating to MSGGRTPLDVLIRRVDPDVPLPDYAQPGDAGADLRTTESRELRPGERAVLPTGVSIALPEGYAAFVHPRSGLAARCGVALVNAPGTVDAGYRGEIKVIVVNLDPHQAVRFERFDRIAQLVVQQVEKVRFQEVAELPDSARAEGGFGSTGGHAAVGGPWVATGGNRYASVVSDREGQ from the coding sequence GTGAGCGGCGGCCGTACCCCTCTCGACGTGCTGATCCGGCGCGTAGACCCCGATGTTCCGCTGCCGGACTACGCGCAGCCCGGTGACGCGGGCGCCGATCTGCGCACCACGGAGAGCCGGGAGCTGAGGCCGGGCGAACGGGCCGTACTGCCCACGGGAGTGTCCATCGCGCTCCCGGAGGGGTACGCGGCCTTCGTGCACCCGCGATCCGGGCTCGCCGCCCGCTGCGGCGTCGCCCTGGTGAATGCCCCGGGGACGGTTGATGCCGGGTACCGTGGGGAGATCAAGGTGATCGTGGTGAATCTCGACCCGCATCAAGCCGTGCGGTTCGAGCGCTTCGACCGGATTGCCCAACTGGTCGTCCAGCAGGTCGAGAAGGTGCGCTTCCAGGAGGTGGCGGAGCTTCCCGACTCGGCGCGGGCCGAGGGGGGCTTCGGGTCCACCGGCGGTCATGCCGCCGTGGGCGGACCATGGGTGGCAACGGGTGGGAATCGATACGCTTCGGTCGTATCCGACCGGGAAGGACAGTGA
- a CDS encoding DUF3710 domain-containing protein: MFGRRKKKGSAEDAADAASEAEQVDGVAGDVDTEADEGERERVRLEPEPRPDGPWDSTEVREPGEGRVDLGGIFVPGVDGMELRVEVAGDAIVAATVVLRDSAVQLQAFAAPKREGIWGEVREEIASGITQQGGVIDEVQGPLGWELRAQVPVQLPDGTGGFQVVRFVGVDGPRWFLRGVISGRGAVEPQTAGLLEQIFRDTVVVRGEGPMAPRDPIVLKLPNDAQMVPEGVQQEEQAGSRFSGGMGQLQRGPEITEVR; encoded by the coding sequence GTGTTCGGACGTCGCAAGAAGAAGGGTTCCGCTGAGGACGCGGCGGACGCGGCGAGCGAGGCCGAGCAGGTCGACGGCGTCGCTGGGGACGTCGACACCGAGGCGGACGAGGGCGAGCGGGAGCGTGTACGGCTCGAACCCGAGCCTCGGCCCGACGGGCCGTGGGACAGCACCGAGGTGCGTGAGCCCGGCGAGGGCCGGGTGGACCTCGGCGGCATCTTCGTGCCCGGAGTCGACGGCATGGAGCTTCGGGTCGAGGTCGCGGGCGACGCGATCGTCGCGGCGACCGTCGTGCTGCGCGACAGCGCGGTCCAGCTGCAGGCCTTCGCCGCCCCCAAGCGCGAGGGCATCTGGGGCGAGGTCCGCGAGGAGATCGCCAGTGGCATCACCCAGCAGGGCGGTGTCATCGACGAGGTCCAGGGTCCGCTGGGCTGGGAGCTCCGCGCCCAGGTGCCGGTGCAGCTGCCGGACGGCACGGGCGGCTTCCAGGTCGTCCGGTTCGTCGGTGTGGACGGGCCGCGCTGGTTCCTGCGCGGTGTGATCTCCGGCCGGGGCGCGGTGGAGCCGCAGACCGCCGGGCTGCTGGAGCAGATCTTCCGGGACACGGTCGTCGTCCGCGGCGAGGGCCCCATGGCTCCGCGCGACCCGATCGTCCTGAAGCTGCCGAACGACGCCCAGATGGTCCCCGAGGGCGTCCAGCAGGAGGAGCAGGCCGGTTCCCGCTTCTCCGGCGGCATGGGACAGCTGCAGCGCGGACCGGAGATCACCGAGGTCCGTTAG
- a CDS encoding response regulator, with product MTRVLVVDDEPQIVRALVINLKARTYEVDAAHDGATALELAAARHPDVVVLDLGLPDMDGVEVIRGLRGWTRVPILVLSARHSSDEKVEALDAGADDYVTKPFGMDELLARLRAAVRRAEPVGGEEGDVIVETDDFTVDLAAKKVNRDGRDVRLTPTEWHLLEVLVRNTGRLVSQKQLLQEVWGPSYGTETNYLRVYMAQLRRKLEGDPSRPRHFITEAGMGYRFEK from the coding sequence ATGACCCGGGTGCTCGTGGTCGACGACGAGCCGCAGATCGTCCGCGCGCTCGTCATCAACCTGAAGGCCCGCACATACGAGGTCGACGCGGCCCACGACGGCGCGACCGCCCTCGAACTCGCCGCCGCCCGCCACCCCGACGTCGTCGTCCTCGACCTGGGGCTGCCCGACATGGACGGCGTCGAGGTGATCAGGGGACTGCGCGGCTGGACCCGGGTCCCGATCCTCGTCCTGTCGGCCCGGCACTCCTCCGACGAGAAGGTCGAGGCCCTCGACGCGGGCGCCGACGACTACGTCACCAAGCCCTTCGGCATGGACGAGCTGCTCGCCCGGCTGCGCGCCGCCGTCCGCCGCGCCGAACCCGTCGGGGGCGAGGAGGGCGACGTGATCGTGGAGACCGACGACTTCACCGTGGACCTGGCCGCGAAGAAGGTGAACCGGGACGGCAGGGACGTCCGGCTGACCCCCACCGAGTGGCACCTCCTGGAGGTCCTCGTGCGCAACACCGGGCGCCTGGTCAGCCAGAAGCAGCTGCTCCAGGAGGTCTGGGGGCCGTCGTACGGGACGGAGACCAACTACCTCCGGGTCTACATGGCGCAGCTGCGGCGCAAGCTGGAGGGCGACCCGTCGCGGCCGAGGCACTTCATCACCGAGGCGGGGATGGGGTACCGCTTCGAGAAGTGA
- a CDS encoding OB-fold nucleic acid binding domain-containing protein: protein MSAVPRSEKPAGRFRRMLDRLSSSQEDLESEELREDADTAGCTRICDCHDRQIVTVTGTLRTVTLRPRAGVPALEAELFDGSAALDVVWLGRRSIVGIEPGRKLIASGRVSMSRGRRVLFNPKYELRPLGRE, encoded by the coding sequence ATGAGTGCTGTTCCTCGTTCCGAGAAGCCGGCGGGCCGGTTCAGGCGCATGCTCGACCGGCTCTCCTCGTCACAGGAGGACCTGGAGTCGGAGGAGCTGCGCGAGGACGCGGACACCGCGGGCTGTACGCGCATCTGTGACTGCCACGACCGACAGATAGTGACGGTTACTGGTACCTTGCGCACGGTCACGCTGCGCCCCAGGGCCGGTGTCCCGGCCTTGGAGGCCGAGCTGTTCGACGGCTCGGCCGCCCTGGACGTCGTGTGGCTCGGCAGGCGCTCCATCGTCGGGATAGAGCCGGGGCGCAAGCTGATCGCCTCCGGCCGGGTCTCGATGAGCCGGGGCCGTAGAGTGCTGTTCAATCCGAAATACGAACTCAGACCGCTCGGACGGGAGTAG
- a CDS encoding DUF3159 domain-containing protein: MTSLDKPTEDAQRGVQDAQGGQDGSHDSRAVTEAALFEAFGGVRGMVETVLPGLLFVSIFTINKDLHTSALAALGVSVLLVVVRLVMKDTVKHAFSGVFGVAFGVVFAMMTGNAKDFYLPGMLYTLGLGLAYIVTTLAGVPLIGLMLGPVFKENLSWRTRNPGRKKAYAKASYAWGAILLGKCAILFPLYWWADTTQLGWVLIALKIPPFLLAVWLTWVFLAKAPAPIDVFAEMEAEERAAEERKAAARSAD, from the coding sequence GTGACGTCGCTCGACAAGCCGACGGAAGACGCCCAGCGCGGCGTCCAGGACGCCCAGGGCGGACAGGACGGCTCGCACGACTCCAGGGCGGTGACCGAGGCCGCGTTGTTCGAGGCGTTCGGCGGCGTGCGCGGCATGGTCGAGACCGTGCTCCCGGGCCTTCTCTTCGTCTCCATCTTCACGATCAACAAGGATCTGCACACCTCGGCCCTCGCGGCCCTCGGTGTGTCGGTCCTGCTGGTCGTGGTGCGCCTCGTCATGAAGGACACCGTCAAGCACGCCTTCAGCGGTGTCTTCGGGGTCGCCTTCGGTGTGGTCTTCGCGATGATGACCGGCAACGCCAAGGACTTCTATCTGCCGGGCATGCTCTACACGCTGGGCCTCGGACTCGCGTACATCGTCACGACGCTGGCCGGCGTGCCGCTGATCGGCCTGATGCTCGGCCCGGTCTTCAAGGAGAACCTGTCCTGGCGGACCCGGAACCCGGGCCGCAAGAAGGCGTACGCGAAGGCGAGTTACGCCTGGGGCGCGATTCTGCTCGGCAAGTGCGCGATCCTCTTCCCGCTGTACTGGTGGGCCGACACCACACAGCTGGGCTGGGTGCTCATCGCCCTGAAGATCCCGCCGTTCCTGCTCGCGGTGTGGCTGACCTGGGTCTTCCTCGCGAAGGCGCCGGCTCCGATCGACGTGTTCGCGGAGATGGAGGCGGAGGAGCGCGCGGCGGAGGAGCGGAAGGCCGCGGCGCGGTCGGCCGACTAG
- a CDS encoding potassium channel family protein: MRVAIAGAGAVGRSIAGELLENGHEVLLVDKAPTAISVERVPQAEWLLADACEITSLDEAALQRCNVVIAATGDDKVNLVVSLLAKTEYGVPRVVARVNNPKNEWLFNESWGVDVAVSTPRLMSALVEEAVSVGDLVRLLRFSHGDANLVELTLPPESALAGTQVGEVEWPEDTSLVTIIRGTRVLTPTPDDSLEAGDELLFVAAQAREEQLEDLLSVRREDATS, from the coding sequence ATGAGGGTCGCCATTGCCGGAGCCGGCGCGGTCGGCCGCTCGATCGCGGGCGAACTGCTGGAGAACGGCCACGAGGTCCTTCTCGTCGACAAGGCGCCGACCGCCATCTCGGTCGAGCGCGTCCCCCAGGCGGAGTGGCTGCTGGCCGACGCCTGCGAGATCACGTCCCTGGACGAGGCGGCGCTCCAGCGCTGCAACGTCGTCATCGCCGCGACCGGCGACGACAAGGTCAACCTGGTCGTCTCCCTGCTGGCGAAGACGGAGTACGGCGTCCCGCGCGTCGTCGCCCGCGTCAACAACCCCAAGAACGAGTGGCTGTTCAACGAGTCCTGGGGCGTGGACGTGGCCGTGTCGACCCCCCGGCTGATGTCGGCCCTGGTCGAGGAGGCCGTCAGCGTCGGCGACCTGGTCCGGCTCCTCCGGTTCAGCCACGGCGACGCGAACCTGGTCGAGCTGACCCTGCCGCCCGAGTCGGCCCTGGCCGGCACCCAGGTGGGCGAGGTCGAGTGGCCGGAGGACACCTCCCTGGTGACGATCATCCGCGGCACCCGGGTCCTCACCCCGACCCCGGACGACTCCCTGGAGGCGGGCGACGAGCTCCTCTTCGTGGCCGCCCAGGCCCGCGAGGAACAGTTGGAGGACCTGCTGTCGGTCCGCCGCGAGGACGCGACGAGCTAG
- a CDS encoding potassium channel family protein has product MHIVIMGCGRVGSTLAQTLEQQGHTVAVIDQDPTAFRRLGSGFGGRRVTGIGFDRDTLREAGIEEAGAFAAVSSGDNSNIIAARVAREMFGIENVAARIYDPRRAEVYQRLGIPTVATVRWTADQMLRRLLPAGSEPLWRDPTGGVQLAEVHASPAWVGHKISKMQEETGVRVAFLTRLGEAMLPSSQTVLQEGDLVHVMMRTDDVEKVEAFFAEGPDEEGGH; this is encoded by the coding sequence GTGCACATCGTCATCATGGGCTGCGGGCGAGTGGGTTCCACCCTCGCCCAGACCCTGGAGCAACAGGGGCACACGGTCGCCGTGATCGATCAGGACCCCACGGCCTTCCGTCGTCTGGGCTCGGGATTCGGCGGCCGTCGCGTCACCGGCATCGGCTTCGACCGCGACACGCTGCGCGAGGCGGGCATCGAGGAGGCGGGCGCGTTCGCGGCGGTCTCCAGCGGCGACAACTCGAACATCATCGCCGCCCGCGTCGCCCGCGAGATGTTCGGCATCGAGAACGTGGCGGCACGGATCTACGATCCCCGCCGCGCCGAGGTCTACCAGCGTCTGGGCATTCCGACGGTCGCCACGGTCCGCTGGACCGCCGACCAGATGCTCCGCCGGCTGCTGCCCGCCGGGTCGGAGCCCCTGTGGCGCGATCCCACCGGCGGCGTCCAGCTCGCCGAGGTGCACGCCTCGCCGGCCTGGGTGGGCCACAAGATCAGCAAGATGCAGGAGGAGACCGGCGTCCGCGTCGCCTTCCTCACGCGCCTGGGCGAGGCGATGCTGCCCTCCTCGCAGACGGTGCTGCAGGAGGGCGACCTCGTGCACGTGATGATGCGTACCGACGACGTCGAGAAGGTCGAGGCGTTCTTCGCCGAGGGCCCCGACGAGGAGGGCGGTCACTGA